The following coding sequences lie in one Mucilaginibacter sp. KACC 22773 genomic window:
- a CDS encoding MBL fold metallo-hydrolase: protein MTITFLGTGTSQGVPVIACGCEVCTSADAYDKRLRTSILIEAEDKTIVIDSGPDFRYQMLRAGVKRLDAIVYTHEHKDHIAGMDDIRAFNYFQQGPVDVYADFRVQRALAREFPYVFDGTGYPGIPQVTVHPIGLDPFNIGSVKFIPIEVLHYRLPVLGFRINDFTYITDAKTVSEAEKEKIKGSKILVINALQKQTHISHFTLDEAIDFANEIGAETTYLTHISHRLGKHQDISAELPPNIRLAYDGLKLEI from the coding sequence GTGACCATAACATTTTTAGGTACCGGAACATCGCAGGGCGTACCTGTTATTGCCTGCGGGTGCGAGGTGTGCACATCTGCCGATGCATACGATAAGCGTTTACGCACCTCTATTTTAATTGAGGCCGAAGATAAAACCATCGTTATTGATTCGGGCCCCGATTTCAGGTACCAGATGTTGCGTGCTGGCGTAAAACGTTTGGATGCCATTGTATACACCCACGAGCATAAAGATCATATAGCCGGGATGGATGATATCCGGGCATTCAACTATTTTCAGCAAGGCCCTGTAGATGTTTACGCCGATTTCAGGGTTCAACGCGCGCTTGCCCGCGAGTTTCCTTATGTGTTTGATGGTACCGGATATCCGGGTATTCCGCAGGTTACTGTTCATCCCATCGGTTTAGATCCATTTAATATTGGCAGTGTAAAATTTATCCCCATCGAGGTTTTGCACTATAGGCTGCCGGTACTGGGCTTCAGGATTAATGATTTTACCTATATCACCGATGCCAAAACGGTATCAGAGGCCGAAAAAGAAAAAATAAAAGGCTCAAAAATATTAGTGATCAACGCTCTGCAAAAACAAACCCATATCTCGCACTTTACGCTCGACGAAGCTATCGACTTCGCCAATGAAATTGGCGCCGAAACTACGTATCTTACCCATATAAGCCACCGCCTGGGCAAACACCAGGATATATCGGCCGAGCTGCCACCCAATATCCGGCTTGCTTACGATGGTTTAAAGCTGGAGATTTAA
- a CDS encoding glycosyltransferase WbsX family protein, whose protein sequence is MNKTKLLLCLALMQACFFVFKANGQSPAKHYDVATFYWPAYHPDARFKDIGVFPDGKGEWEAIYKAKPKFAGHEVPKVPLWGYEDETDPAVMGKKIATAAKYGVNVMIFDWYWYDKKPFLEDALNKGFLKAKNTNDMKFYLMWANHDHNSYLDPSNPDKSKVYFYGGVDKKTFEEMVAHIINDYFKKPNYYKINGRPVFSIYELSTFIKGIGGSEKAKEAIDYFRKKTVDAGFPGLHLQATLWGNIPSTLKDVPGDKVQTQNSTLEYFGFNSMTNYQWCHFVAPSGDYIPWGQKAIAKWAEWDTTFKIPYCPHVSIGWDSNPRFPVQKQDLVVNNKPEYFQVYLQKAKEYVDAHPNQPPLITINAWNEWAEGSYLEPDKKHGYGYLEAVKNVFLK, encoded by the coding sequence ATGAATAAAACCAAATTGTTGCTTTGTTTAGCGCTTATGCAGGCATGCTTTTTTGTTTTTAAGGCAAATGGCCAAAGCCCTGCTAAACATTATGACGTGGCCACGTTTTATTGGCCAGCCTACCACCCCGATGCCAGGTTTAAGGATATTGGCGTTTTTCCGGATGGGAAAGGGGAGTGGGAGGCTATTTACAAGGCGAAGCCCAAGTTTGCAGGCCACGAAGTGCCCAAGGTGCCACTTTGGGGCTACGAAGATGAAACAGACCCTGCAGTGATGGGTAAAAAAATAGCTACGGCTGCAAAGTATGGCGTTAACGTAATGATATTTGACTGGTACTGGTACGATAAAAAACCTTTTTTGGAGGATGCCCTGAACAAGGGTTTCCTGAAGGCTAAAAACACCAACGATATGAAGTTTTACCTGATGTGGGCCAACCATGATCATAACTCGTATTTAGATCCATCGAACCCCGATAAAAGCAAGGTGTACTTTTATGGTGGAGTAGATAAGAAAACTTTTGAGGAGATGGTTGCGCATATCATTAACGATTACTTTAAAAAGCCCAACTATTATAAAATAAATGGCCGGCCGGTGTTCAGCATTTACGAACTGTCGACCTTTATCAAAGGCATAGGTGGCTCCGAAAAAGCAAAAGAGGCTATAGATTACTTCCGTAAAAAGACGGTAGACGCTGGTTTCCCCGGTTTGCATTTGCAGGCTACACTTTGGGGTAATATCCCGTCGACGTTAAAAGATGTGCCCGGCGATAAGGTACAAACACAAAATTCGACGCTGGAGTATTTTGGATTTAACAGCATGACCAATTACCAGTGGTGCCATTTTGTAGCGCCAAGCGGCGATTATATTCCCTGGGGCCAAAAAGCCATAGCCAAATGGGCCGAGTGGGATACTACCTTTAAAATTCCGTACTGCCCGCATGTTTCTATAGGCTGGGACAGCAACCCGCGTTTCCCGGTACAAAAGCAAGACCTGGTTGTAAACAACAAGCCCGAATATTTTCAGGTGTATCTTCAAAAAGCTAAAGAATATGTTGACGCGCACCCTAACCAGCCGCCACTAATTACCATAAACGCCTGGAACGAGTGGGCCGAAGGCAGCTACCTTGAACCGGATAAAAAACACGGCTACGGTTACCTGGAGGCTGTTAAAAATGTGTTTTTAAAATGA
- a CDS encoding helix-turn-helix domain-containing protein, which yields MTNIYIPQATENQQRITAGDISFVYYTEKDSLQNSRVVFNCYAISFVINGEKAIFRPANNTIVGTGEGIVIPEGNSIMAEHTLNNHQYSSILVFFSSAFAQDFLNRHKLNSRPAQLTPDYVKFRQTNYIADYVKSIQTLIQEGQNLPYLLAVNKVEEVLLVLLDSYGSQLTDLLRSNTPSPELLLKNVVENNLFNNLTLDELAFLANKSLASFKRDFEKVYHMAPGKYIRERKLEVARHELEQGKNATSLYIDFGYDNLSNFSSAFKRKFGMSPKQYQMSVQEA from the coding sequence ATGACCAACATTTACATACCCCAGGCTACCGAAAACCAACAGCGTATAACTGCCGGTGATATTTCATTTGTATATTATACCGAAAAGGATAGCCTGCAAAACAGCAGGGTTGTATTCAACTGCTATGCCATCAGTTTTGTAATTAATGGCGAGAAAGCAATTTTTCGCCCGGCCAATAATACCATTGTGGGCACAGGGGAAGGGATTGTGATTCCCGAAGGAAATTCCATTATGGCCGAGCATACTTTAAACAATCATCAATACAGTAGCATACTGGTATTCTTTTCATCAGCTTTCGCCCAGGATTTTTTAAACCGGCATAAATTGAACTCGCGGCCAGCCCAGCTAACGCCAGACTATGTTAAGTTCAGGCAAACTAATTACATTGCCGATTATGTTAAAAGCATACAAACGCTTATACAGGAGGGGCAAAACTTGCCATACCTATTGGCCGTCAACAAAGTAGAAGAGGTGCTTTTGGTATTATTAGATAGCTACGGCAGCCAATTGACCGACCTGTTACGTAGCAATACCCCCTCGCCCGAATTGCTGTTAAAAAACGTAGTGGAGAACAACCTGTTCAATAACCTTACGCTTGATGAGCTGGCCTTTTTGGCCAACAAGAGCCTGGCATCATTTAAACGCGACTTTGAAAAGGTATACCATATGGCCCCAGGCAAATACATTCGCGAGAGAAAGCTTGAGGTAGCCCGGCATGAGCTGGAACAAGGTAAAAATGCCACATCGCTTTATATTGATTTTGGGTACGATAACCTTTCGAATTTTTCATCGGCATTTAAAAGAAAATTCGGCATGAGCCCAAAACAATATCAAATGAGCGTACAGGAAGCATGA
- a CDS encoding amidase, which produces MHRRNFLKTGSLAGLTLSTLVTASCSQPAADDKKPDTTATDSKDDLFELSEATITDLQEKMRAKQYTSRLLTELYLKRIDEIDKNGPKLNSVIELNKDALNMADAMDKEREKGKVRGPLHGIPVLIKDNINTGDNMHTTAGSLALSDNFAKQDAFIVHKLREAGAVLLGKTNLSEWANFRSTHSTSAWSSRGGQTKCPYILDRNPSGSSAGSGTAVAANLCTIAIGTETDGSIVSPSSVNGLVGIKPTVGLWSRSGIIPISKTQDTAGPMARTVKDAAIFLSALAGVDPQDSFTLAGKGKAEADYTKFLDADGLKGKRLGVEKSAMEGNPGMVALLKDAIKTLESKGATVIEVELNKELKDIGKSEFPVLLYEFKDGLNQYLSNANSKVKTLADVIAYNKQNEAKAMPFFKQETLELAQAKGDLNTEEYLKAVKQTNAGTRKAIDKILTDNKLDAIIGPTNGPAVCIDLINGDYDNGFGFSSPAAMAGYPHITVPMGLLHGLPIGLSFFSTAWKEGDIIKLGYAYEQASKKRVKPLFKVDLLG; this is translated from the coding sequence ATGCACAGACGAAATTTTCTTAAAACAGGGTCATTAGCTGGCCTTACGTTATCAACATTGGTCACTGCATCATGCAGCCAGCCAGCAGCAGACGATAAAAAACCAGATACCACCGCTACAGATAGTAAGGATGATCTGTTCGAGCTTTCGGAAGCTACTATAACCGATTTGCAGGAAAAAATGAGGGCGAAGCAATATACCTCGCGCCTGCTTACCGAACTTTACCTGAAACGAATTGACGAAATTGACAAGAATGGCCCTAAGCTAAACTCCGTTATTGAATTAAATAAGGATGCTTTAAACATGGCCGATGCCATGGATAAAGAGCGGGAGAAGGGTAAGGTACGCGGCCCCTTACATGGCATACCCGTGCTGATAAAAGATAACATAAACACCGGCGATAATATGCATACCACTGCCGGTTCGCTGGCCCTGAGTGACAATTTTGCCAAACAGGACGCTTTTATCGTACACAAATTACGCGAGGCCGGCGCGGTTTTATTGGGCAAAACCAATTTAAGCGAGTGGGCCAACTTCCGTTCAACACACTCTACCAGTGCATGGAGCAGCCGGGGCGGGCAAACCAAATGCCCCTACATTCTCGATCGTAACCCCAGCGGCTCAAGCGCAGGTTCGGGGACTGCTGTAGCGGCCAACTTATGCACCATAGCCATTGGCACCGAAACCGATGGCTCAATCGTATCGCCATCGTCAGTAAACGGGCTGGTGGGCATTAAACCTACTGTGGGGTTATGGAGCAGATCGGGCATTATTCCTATCTCCAAAACGCAGGACACCGCCGGGCCTATGGCCCGCACCGTTAAGGATGCGGCCATTTTTTTAAGTGCCTTGGCCGGCGTTGACCCACAAGATAGTTTTACTTTGGCCGGCAAAGGCAAGGCCGAAGCTGATTACACCAAATTTTTGGATGCCGACGGCTTAAAAGGCAAACGCCTCGGGGTCGAAAAATCGGCAATGGAGGGTAACCCAGGCATGGTGGCTTTACTGAAAGATGCCATTAAAACCCTGGAAAGTAAAGGCGCTACCGTAATTGAAGTTGAGCTGAATAAAGAACTGAAAGATATTGGCAAAAGCGAGTTCCCGGTTTTATTATATGAATTTAAAGATGGGCTGAACCAGTATTTAAGCAATGCCAACAGCAAAGTAAAAACCCTGGCCGATGTAATTGCCTATAACAAGCAAAACGAAGCCAAGGCGATGCCATTTTTTAAACAGGAAACCCTTGAACTGGCCCAGGCCAAAGGCGACCTAAATACCGAAGAATACCTGAAAGCCGTAAAGCAAACCAATGCCGGCACCCGCAAAGCGATAGATAAGATTTTAACCGATAACAAACTGGATGCCATCATAGGCCCCACCAACGGCCCCGCGGTTTGCATCGACCTTATAAATGGCGATTATGATAACGGTTTCGGCTTTTCCAGTCCGGCGGCTATGGCGGGCTATCCGCACATTACTGTACCCATGGGATTGCTACATGGCTTGCCTATTGGCCTGTCGTTTTTCAGCACAGCCTGGAAAGAAGGCGATATTATTAAACTGGGATATGCTTACGAGCAGGCGAGCAAAAAACGAGTTAAGCCTTTGTTTAAGGTGGATTTGTTGGGGTAA
- a CDS encoding polysaccharide deacetylase family protein, which produces MKKNIFLAVCIICHTVAFAQQTKTYAEKLGWPKGARVIILHVDDAGMSHESNDGVETAIEKGVATSTSVMMPCPWVPEFVKYLDKHPNTDAGLHLTLTSEWDNYRWGPLAGKTIVPGLTDKQGCLYPSVVAVYFNASADEVDKEIRAQLDRALKMGFKPTHLDSHMGTLFAKPIFTEKYIKLGIEKQIPVMFPGGDDLFYRAEARAATIAELKQQGKYTEGMPIPDPAVLANVKETGAMIWKAGLPVLDDLHNSSYDWQMPNIDKMTDAQIQKWYTDHYIESIGRLSPGLTMVIMHCTNPSPNFDQISDTGKKRKGDLLAMLDPRLKAFLKDKGFILTTWREVMERRVKAGDL; this is translated from the coding sequence ATGAAAAAAAATATCTTTTTGGCTGTTTGCATAATTTGCCATACCGTAGCTTTTGCACAGCAAACAAAAACCTATGCCGAAAAGCTGGGCTGGCCCAAAGGCGCACGTGTAATTATTTTGCATGTTGACGATGCCGGGATGTCGCATGAATCGAACGATGGGGTAGAGACAGCTATTGAAAAGGGTGTAGCTACCTCAACCAGTGTTATGATGCCCTGCCCATGGGTGCCCGAATTTGTAAAGTACCTGGATAAGCACCCCAATACCGATGCCGGCCTGCATTTAACCTTAACATCCGAATGGGATAACTATCGCTGGGGTCCTTTAGCGGGTAAAACCATTGTGCCCGGCCTTACCGATAAACAAGGATGTTTATACCCCAGTGTTGTGGCTGTTTATTTTAATGCATCGGCCGATGAAGTTGACAAGGAAATAAGGGCGCAACTGGACAGGGCTTTAAAAATGGGCTTTAAGCCCACCCACCTTGATTCGCACATGGGTACCTTGTTTGCCAAGCCGATATTTACCGAAAAATATATTAAGCTTGGAATTGAAAAGCAAATTCCGGTAATGTTCCCCGGCGGCGATGACCTGTTTTACCGTGCCGAAGCCCGGGCCGCTACCATAGCCGAATTAAAACAACAAGGTAAATATACCGAAGGTATGCCGATACCCGATCCGGCGGTATTGGCCAATGTGAAAGAAACCGGAGCTATGATCTGGAAGGCCGGACTGCCGGTACTCGACGATCTGCATAACTCAAGTTACGACTGGCAGATGCCCAACATCGATAAAATGACCGACGCCCAAATTCAAAAATGGTATACCGATCACTATATCGAAAGCATTGGCCGCCTCTCGCCGGGGTTAACCATGGTAATTATGCATTGTACCAACCCATCGCCAAACTTCGATCAGATATCCGATACCGGAAAAAAGCGCAAAGGCGACTTGCTGGCCATGCTCGATCCCCGGCTAAAAGCGTTTTTAAAAGACAAAGGATTTATACTAACCACCTGGCGCGAGGTAATGGAAAGAAGGGTGAAAGCCGGGGATCTTTAG
- a CDS encoding YbhB/YbcL family Raf kinase inhibitor-like protein, with protein sequence MKKFFLFLFAALSCLSTKAQTFTLKSADLGGQFTNEFASNTFGCTGLNKSPQLEWQNAPQGTKSFAITMYDPNAPTGSGWWHWVVFDIPASVHQLKQGAGSQSANGLPAGTMQGNTDFGVPGYGGPCPPVNDAAHGYVITIFALKTDKLGIGDKASPALVGFMLNQNVIAKASLIIYAKR encoded by the coding sequence ATGAAAAAGTTCTTCTTATTTTTATTTGCTGCCCTAAGCTGCTTAAGCACCAAAGCACAAACATTTACATTAAAAAGCGCCGACCTGGGCGGGCAATTCACCAATGAATTTGCATCAAATACATTTGGCTGCACAGGGTTAAATAAATCGCCGCAACTGGAATGGCAAAATGCACCACAAGGCACCAAAAGCTTCGCTATTACCATGTACGATCCCAACGCCCCTACCGGCAGTGGATGGTGGCACTGGGTTGTTTTTGATATCCCTGCCAGTGTTCATCAACTTAAACAAGGCGCGGGCAGTCAATCTGCAAATGGATTGCCCGCTGGCACCATGCAAGGCAACACCGATTTTGGTGTTCCAGGTTATGGCGGCCCCTGCCCACCGGTAAATGATGCTGCGCACGGCTATGTCATCACCATTTTCGCCTTAAAAACAGATAAGCTTGGCATTGGCGATAAGGCATCACCCGCATTGGTTGGCTTTATGTTAAACCAGAATGTTATCGCGAAAGCATCGTTAATTATATATGCCAAACGTTAA
- a CDS encoding CAP domain-containing protein, giving the protein MTKSFLSTIYLFAILLICGKAYGQTEEFKSEFLNRINQTRTKGCNCGDKYFPPAPALTWNDKLFNAATGHAKDMAKRSYFSHTSKDGRSMEDRIVLAGYKFKGFKSFAIGENIAQGQQSIAEVMDGWFKSEGHCRNLMNPDFKEVGVAEYKSYWVQDFGGRTSFSTEQQKLIKSGKYKLIQN; this is encoded by the coding sequence ATGACTAAATCATTTTTAAGCACTATATATTTGTTTGCCATATTGTTAATCTGTGGCAAGGCCTATGGGCAAACCGAAGAATTTAAAAGCGAGTTTTTAAACCGGATAAACCAAACCCGCACTAAGGGCTGCAATTGCGGCGATAAGTATTTTCCGCCCGCTCCTGCCCTAACCTGGAACGATAAACTGTTTAATGCAGCCACCGGCCATGCAAAAGATATGGCCAAGCGCAGTTATTTTAGCCATACCAGCAAAGACGGCCGCAGCATGGAGGATAGGATAGTTTTGGCAGGCTATAAGTTTAAAGGCTTTAAAAGCTTTGCCATAGGCGAAAACATTGCACAGGGTCAGCAAAGTATAGCCGAGGTAATGGACGGATGGTTTAAAAGCGAAGGACATTGCCGAAACCTGATGAACCCCGATTTTAAGGAAGTTGGCGTAGCAGAGTATAAAAGCTATTGGGTACAGGATTTTGGCGGTCGCACCTCGTTTTCGACCGAGCAACAAAAGCTAATCAAATCCGGGAAGTACAAGCTGATACAGAATTGA